The genomic interval CGCGGGCCAAGAGGAGCCGGAAGGTGACGAGCCTAAGCACTACGAGCTCTGCTCTCGTGGCAAGTTACAGAGGCTTTACGTGTACATCGCGGGCCCGTTTGCGAACTTCGCCTTGGCCGCCTTGCTCTTTCCGCTGATCTACATGCTCGGCATCTCGGTTTCCGCATACATTGACCAGCCAGCGATGGTCGGCTGGGTTGAGGAGAGCTCGCCAGCGGCCATGGCAGGAATCGCTTATGGAGACACAATAGTTGAGGTCATGGACAGCCCCACGCCGACGTGGGAGGCTGCTCTAACAGAGATCGGAAGCCGCCCCGGGCAACACATCTCGATGGTTGTAGAGCGGGACGGCCGGCATAGGACGGTGAGTCTGACTGTGGCTGAGGAACGTCGCTATGGGGCTGGCGTTATAGGCGTTGGCATGCCGATACCACCTGTAATCGAGAACGTGATGCCCGCTAGGCCAGCAAAGAGGGCAGGGCTTGAGGCCGGTGACGTGGTCTTGAACATAAACGCGGTCAAGGTGTCTGACTGGATGCAGCTCAGGGACGCGGTCAAGGCGAGCGACGGGAAGCCGCTTGTCATGCAGGTCAAGAGGGGCGAAAGGGTTTTGAAGCTGACAGTTGTGCCCGAATTCAGCGATGAGCTTGAGTCGTTTGCGATTGGGATCGGAGCGCCTCCCTCTCCGAGGAAGATGATGAGATACTCGTTTGGCGAGTCGATCTACCGGGGAGTGCAGAAGCTGTTCTCCACTATGGGGCTAACGCTTGAGGTCCTCTGCCGGCTGATTACGGGCGAGGCCTCCATCAAGAGCCTCGGCGGGCCGATCATGATAGCAAGGGTTGCGGGTCAATACGCCAGGGCCGGAACGACACCTTTGCTGGAGCTGATAGCCTTCTTAAGTGTTCAATTGTTCATCCTGAATCTACTTCCGATCCCCGTTCTCGACGGAGGGCACGTCCTGTTTCTGGGTATTGAAGCCGCGACCAAGCGTCCCGTAAGCCTGAAGTTCAAAGAGGCCGCCACTCGTATCGGTTTCGCGGTCTTGATAGGCTTCATGCTGCTCGTTTCCTACAACGACATTCTCAGAATTCTCCGCTGAGAAGTTGCTTGACACTTGTCGGCAGTTGTTTGCCTGATTCCCCATGAAACCGCAGAAAACAGCCAGAGAAGCTCCCCTCGGTGAACAGAGGCTCCACAAGGTCCTCGCCGCCGCCGGCGTTTGCGCGAGGCGTAAGTGCGAGGAGCTCATCTGCGCGGGCCATGTTTCGGTTGACGGCAAGGTCGTTAAGGACCTTGGTTTCAAGGTGCATCCAACCCAGGCGAGGATAGAGGTCCGCGGCAAGCGCGTTCAGGTTGGGGCTGAGCGAGTCTATTACCTCGTCAACAAGCCGAGGGGCGTGGTCTCGACCTGCTCTGACCCGGAAGGACGCCCGACCGTTGGGGACCTGATTCCTGACTGCAAGGAAAGGGTTTTCCCAGTGGGCCGGCTCGATACCGACTCCCAGGGCTTGGTGCTTCTTACGAATGATGGCGAGGTTGCCAATATACTCACGCACCCGAGATTCCAGGTGGAGAAGGAATACCTGGTGAAGGTTCGCGGCATCCCCACCGAGAAGACGCTTCAAAGGGCTATGGGAGGGGTGCGGCTTGAGGACGGCCAGGCGAGGGCGAAGGAGGTTGAGGTGGACAGCAAGACGGCCTCCAATGCCTGGATCCGTGTAGTTCTATGCGAGGGGCGCAATAGGGTGCTCAAGCGGATGTTCCAGGCGCTGGGCCATCCGGTTATGAAGCTCAGGCGGATAAGGCTATTCTACTTCAAATTGGGCAAGCTCCCTGAGGGCGCCGCCGTTGCGCTTAGCGCCGCGGAAGCTGAGATGCTGAGGCGCAAATGCCTGAAGCTTACAGGTGCGTCAACTGACATCGAGCAACGGACCGTCAATCGCAGCAAGGCCGCCGTGCCCCACAAGCGCTCCGCGGCGCCAGAGACGAAGAAGCCTAGGAAACGGACTAGAAGAGCCCAATAGGCTAGGCAGAGCAATCAAGATGGGAGGGGTGGAGACTGCAGCCTCGAGTATGGCTTTTCGGTGACAATATAGATACTGACGTGATTTTCCCCGGGAAATATACATACACAGTATCGGACCCCGCCGAGATGGCGAAGCACGCCCTTGAGGACCTCGACCCGATGTTCGCTGAGACGGTTCGTGAGGGGGACATCATAGTCGCGGGCAAGAACTTCGGCTGTGGGAGCTCGAGAGAGCAGGCGGCGTTTGCCCTCAAATATGCGGGTGTTTCTGGCCTAATTGCCAGGTCATTTGCCCGGATATTTTTTAGAAACGCGATCAACGCTGGGCTTGCTGCTATCGAGCATCCTGAATGTGTTGATGCGATACGCCGAGATTCGCGTGTTGCGATTGATCTATCGCAGAACGTAATAGCGGTTGATGGGAGCGAGTTTTCATTCCCTCCGTTCCCGAAACAGGTGATGCAGATTCTAGATGAGGGCGGCCTAGTCCAGCACGTCCGAAAAATGCTCCAGACTTGAGTCTAACGCCTGTTGGCCTTAAGTTGCGCGCCGCGCATCCGATAGGCTGGTTGGAGTTCAACAGGTTTCAGCGATGTCAACTTGAGGGGCCAATGTGGGATAGTATGAGGCGACGAACATCGGTCGGGGTCGCTTTAGTGGTCATTTTATGGGCCTTGATTGTAGCTCCAGAAAGCCGGGCAAAGGGCACGCTTCTTAAGCTTTCTGAGGCGCTCCAGTGGGAGGAGGTGAGCTTCCGGACGGAGCATCTGGCCGAGCTATTCAGACAGAAGGATTATGAAACGGTCATCCGAGAGCTCGATAACATCGCTATGCTGTTTCCTGCAACTTACCGCGCTGCCCGGCTCGACTACCTGAAGGCGGAATCGCTGGCCCAAATGGGCCGGTTTGCCCAGGCCGCTCGGCTTTTTATTGCGGTCGAGGCGTCGTCGGGCGGGCTGCTAGGCGAGGAGGCTCTCTGCGACGCGGTCCTTTGGGCAGCGAGAGCAAAGCAGTGGGGGCTGGCGGAGGAAGCGGCAGAGGCCCTGTCTGCCAAGTATCCCCCTAGCGAGCAGTTCAAGGAAGCGATTTCGGGTCTGGCAGAAGCGCTCTACGACGCTGGCCAATACGCCGCCTCGCTTTCGTCCTTCGAGCAGCTGGCAGCGGTTTTCCAATCTGACGACGGGTTCCAGTTTATGGTGGCGTGCTGCGAGGAGAAGTTGGGTCAGGTTGAGGCTGCCTGCCAGAGATACGTATCGCTGCTCATGCGTGAAAAGAAGGATGATTACAGCGCCAAGTCGCTCGATAGGCTGAGCGGGCTCACTTCAACCTGCCACGTGCAGGAGCAACTGGGCCCGGACTTCTATCTTGCAGCGGGCGAGGTCTGCCTCTGGAACCACAAGTATCAAGAGTGCCTGCGCCATCTCGCGAAGATTCCGCCCCAAAGCGAAAGCGACATCGTTGTCAAGGTGGTGCGCACGGGTGCGCTTTGTCTCTTCAGTCAGAGGAACTACGAAGGAGCGGTCCAACAATTCGAGCGGTTCAAGGAGCTCTCGGAGAAGCCCGAGGAGGCCGCATGGGCGGAGATGTATCTCGGCCATTGCAACAGCCGTTTAGGCCGTCACGGTCAGGCAGTCGAGCGCTACAAATCGGCGTGTGCGAGCTCTTTAGACAGTCGGGAGCAGTCGAAAGCGGCCTACCTGGTTGGCCGGGAACTTGAGGCGGCCGGAGAGGGCGCTCAGGCTAGGGCAGCACTCGAGTCCAGTATTGAGCGTTTCCCGGAAGAGGTCTATGCGGCTCACGCGCGGTGGCGCATTGCGCTGGCGTTGCTTGCGGCAGGCGCTCTGCCATCCGCCAAAACGTTTCTGTCAGGGCTTGTAGCTCTGGCGGGGAAGACGCCCTATTACGAGAGCGCCTCATACCTTGCGGCGAGGGTGAGCGACCTGAGTGCCGACTATGACGTGGCGGCCAAGCGCTATGCTACGACGGTCGCCAACTTTCCCAACTCGTATTTCGGCTTGGCCGCGCTCGATAGGCTTGGTGCGTTGAAGTCGGAGGGTAAGGCCGATTCGAGGGCGCTTGCTCGGCTGGCCAAGAGCGCTCTGCGCTCGGCGCAGGAGCTTTGCCCGCAAGGCGATGACGGCGGGTATATCGGCCTGCTTCGAGAGGCCCAGGTCTTGTCGAAGGAAGGCTCTAGGACGTGGCGCAGCGCGATTGCTCTCAGGGATACTTTCCTGAAAGAAAATGGCAGAACCGCGGGCCTCTTTGCCCTAAACGGCGATGGCGCATTTGCCTTCATGCCTCCGGCAAGTTGCGGCACGATGAGAGATGTCGCTTCATTCTTTGTGTCTCTTGGTATGGATGACAAGGGGGGAAGGCTGCTCCGATCGATCTCAGTCGATGAGCCTGGCGATCTCCAAACGTTATACGCCACAATCAAGACGTTCGAGCGCGTTGGCAGACAGGATGAGACAATCTTGCTTGCAGAGCGAGCGTTTAAGAGCCTGAAGGACCTCGGGCTTGCAGTGTCCGATCTGCCCCGGTGGTTTGTGGAAGCGCTATATCCTCGGGTTTTTTCAGACCAAGTGGAGCGCATGAGCAAGGCGCACAACGTCCAGCCGGCCATCGTCTATGCGATAATCCGTGAGGAGAGTCGCTTCCAGGTGGAAAGTGTCTCGTCATCCGCGGCGAGGGGTGTCATGCAGCTTATTGCGCCGACGGCCACGCACGTTGCGCAATCGCTTGGCCTCGACGACCTTACTCTCGAGCAGCTTTAC from bacterium carries:
- the rseP gene encoding RIP metalloprotease RseP; translation: MLFTILMFLVVLGILVLVHELGHFGAAKSLGVRVDKFSIGFWPKLFGIKRGETEYMVSLIPWGGYVKIAGQEEPEGDEPKHYELCSRGKLQRLYVYIAGPFANFALAALLFPLIYMLGISVSAYIDQPAMVGWVEESSPAAMAGIAYGDTIVEVMDSPTPTWEAALTEIGSRPGQHISMVVERDGRHRTVSLTVAEERRYGAGVIGVGMPIPPVIENVMPARPAKRAGLEAGDVVLNINAVKVSDWMQLRDAVKASDGKPLVMQVKRGERVLKLTVVPEFSDELESFAIGIGAPPSPRKMMRYSFGESIYRGVQKLFSTMGLTLEVLCRLITGEASIKSLGGPIMIARVAGQYARAGTTPLLELIAFLSVQLFILNLLPIPVLDGGHVLFLGIEAATKRPVSLKFKEAATRIGFAVLIGFMLLVSYNDILRILR
- a CDS encoding pseudouridine synthase encodes the protein MKPQKTAREAPLGEQRLHKVLAAAGVCARRKCEELICAGHVSVDGKVVKDLGFKVHPTQARIEVRGKRVQVGAERVYYLVNKPRGVVSTCSDPEGRPTVGDLIPDCKERVFPVGRLDTDSQGLVLLTNDGEVANILTHPRFQVEKEYLVKVRGIPTEKTLQRAMGGVRLEDGQARAKEVEVDSKTASNAWIRVVLCEGRNRVLKRMFQALGHPVMKLRRIRLFYFKLGKLPEGAAVALSAAEAEMLRRKCLKLTGASTDIEQRTVNRSKAAVPHKRSAAPETKKPRKRTRRAQ
- a CDS encoding 3-isopropylmalate dehydratase small subunit; translated protein: MQPRVWLFGDNIDTDVIFPGKYTYTVSDPAEMAKHALEDLDPMFAETVREGDIIVAGKNFGCGSSREQAAFALKYAGVSGLIARSFARIFFRNAINAGLAAIEHPECVDAIRRDSRVAIDLSQNVIAVDGSEFSFPPFPKQVMQILDEGGLVQHVRKMLQT
- a CDS encoding transglycosylase SLT domain-containing protein — encoded protein: MRRRTSVGVALVVILWALIVAPESRAKGTLLKLSEALQWEEVSFRTEHLAELFRQKDYETVIRELDNIAMLFPATYRAARLDYLKAESLAQMGRFAQAARLFIAVEASSGGLLGEEALCDAVLWAARAKQWGLAEEAAEALSAKYPPSEQFKEAISGLAEALYDAGQYAASLSSFEQLAAVFQSDDGFQFMVACCEEKLGQVEAACQRYVSLLMREKKDDYSAKSLDRLSGLTSTCHVQEQLGPDFYLAAGEVCLWNHKYQECLRHLAKIPPQSESDIVVKVVRTGALCLFSQRNYEGAVQQFERFKELSEKPEEAAWAEMYLGHCNSRLGRHGQAVERYKSACASSLDSREQSKAAYLVGRELEAAGEGAQARAALESSIERFPEEVYAAHARWRIALALLAAGALPSAKTFLSGLVALAGKTPYYESASYLAARVSDLSADYDVAAKRYATTVANFPNSYFGLAALDRLGALKSEGKADSRALARLAKSALRSAQELCPQGDDGGYIGLLREAQVLSKEGSRTWRSAIALRDTFLKENGRTAGLFALNGDGAFAFMPPASCGTMRDVASFFVSLGMDDKGGRLLRSISVDEPGDLQTLYATIKTFERVGRQDETILLAERAFKSLKDLGLAVSDLPRWFVEALYPRVFSDQVERMSKAHNVQPAIVYAIIREESRFQVESVSSSAARGVMQLIAPTATHVAQSLGLDDLTLEQLYVPKTNIELGVAYLRRLLDRFDGRLVFALAAYNGGPGNVQRWLKTCPSTVEDEEFINMIPFAETRRYTQKVLASYHIYKWLYSSDRPG